A window from Bacillota bacterium encodes these proteins:
- a CDS encoding TIGR03960 family B12-binding radical SAM protein, whose protein sequence is MQDVEQLFSRVEKPGRYVGGEYNSVRKGWDEVQVRVAFAFPDVYEVGMSHLGLQILYAAVNDRADSLLERVFAPWPDMERLLRENNIPLFTLESRRPVKDFDILAFTLPYELTYTNVLNIIGLSGIDPVAEARKNDDPLVIAGGPCVFNPEPLASFIDLFAVGEGEEIIQEILDAYILSRKAGEGRREFLRRAAGVPGVYVPSLYQVAYVQGEVEGVSPLYPDVPARVAKRVIRDFDSVSFPVHPVVPLIEAVHDRGMLEVFRGCTRGCRFCQAGVIYRPVREKKKETLINQGLELARNTGYDEISLSSLSSVDYSSLSPLIDRLLEAFNTEQVSISLPSLRADAFSVGIARRLQEVRKSALTFAPEAGSQRLRDVINKKVTREALLSAAEAAFASGWLRLKLYFIIGLPTETEEDLEGIGVLASDLLAVGEKCGVPRGRLQLTVSASCFVPKAHTPFQWEPMAYTEALNGKITFLKNRLKDRRIDFDWHDPRMSFMEAVFSRGDRRLGGALLEAHRSGFHFDGWREYFSLERWEESFARAGLDPAYYAYHRYNYSDVLPWDHIDSGVSRDFLMEEHQRAYRMEPTADCREGECAGCGVCTVFEVEPVISEVGDRMSEVGP, encoded by the coding sequence GTGCAGGATGTTGAGCAGCTTTTTTCGCGGGTGGAAAAACCGGGACGTTATGTGGGCGGTGAGTATAATTCAGTCCGGAAAGGGTGGGATGAGGTACAGGTACGGGTAGCATTTGCTTTTCCGGATGTTTATGAAGTGGGAATGTCTCATCTGGGTCTGCAGATTCTTTATGCCGCCGTTAACGATAGAGCGGATTCTCTTTTGGAACGGGTATTCGCACCTTGGCCGGACATGGAAAGGCTCCTGAGAGAAAACAACATTCCGCTTTTTACCCTCGAATCACGCCGCCCGGTAAAGGATTTCGACATCCTCGCCTTCACGCTTCCATACGAGTTGACCTATACCAACGTCCTGAACATTATAGGACTGTCCGGGATTGACCCTGTCGCGGAAGCCCGTAAGAATGATGACCCTTTGGTTATTGCGGGTGGTCCCTGCGTCTTCAACCCGGAACCGCTTGCTTCCTTTATCGATCTCTTCGCCGTCGGCGAAGGGGAGGAAATAATCCAAGAGATCCTGGACGCCTATATCCTTTCCCGTAAAGCCGGGGAAGGACGCCGGGAATTCTTGCGCAGAGCGGCGGGTGTGCCCGGGGTCTACGTGCCTTCCCTGTATCAAGTCGCCTACGTTCAGGGTGAAGTTGAGGGAGTCAGCCCGCTGTACCCGGACGTTCCTGCACGCGTAGCTAAGAGGGTGATACGCGATTTTGATTCCGTTTCTTTCCCGGTTCATCCGGTGGTTCCTTTGATCGAGGCCGTTCATGACCGGGGGATGCTCGAGGTTTTTCGGGGGTGCACCCGGGGGTGTCGTTTTTGTCAGGCCGGTGTTATCTACCGCCCGGTGCGTGAAAAGAAAAAGGAAACCCTGATTAACCAGGGTCTTGAGTTAGCGCGGAATACCGGCTACGACGAGATTTCCTTAAGCTCCCTAAGCTCCGTTGACTACTCGAGCCTTTCGCCGTTGATTGACAGGCTGCTGGAGGCTTTCAATACCGAGCAGGTCAGCATATCGCTTCCTTCCCTGAGGGCTGATGCTTTTTCCGTAGGGATTGCCCGGCGGCTTCAGGAGGTGCGAAAAAGCGCGCTTACTTTTGCGCCCGAAGCCGGATCACAGCGACTGCGTGACGTAATCAATAAAAAGGTAACGCGCGAAGCTCTCTTGAGCGCTGCGGAAGCGGCTTTTGCATCCGGTTGGCTGCGGCTGAAGCTTTATTTTATAATCGGTTTACCCACGGAAACGGAAGAAGACCTGGAAGGGATCGGTGTTCTGGCCAGCGACCTCCTGGCGGTCGGAGAAAAGTGCGGTGTTCCCAGGGGGCGGCTGCAGCTCACCGTAAGCGCGTCCTGCTTCGTCCCCAAGGCGCATACCCCGTTTCAGTGGGAACCAATGGCTTATACGGAAGCGTTGAACGGTAAAATAACGTTCCTGAAGAACAGACTGAAGGATCGCCGGATCGACTTTGACTGGCATGATCCCAGGATGAGTTTTATGGAAGCCGTATTTTCCCGTGGCGACCGCCGGTTGGGCGGGGCGCTTCTGGAAGCCCACAGAAGCGGTTTCCACTTTGACGGCTGGCGAGAGTATTTTTCGTTGGAACGGTGGGAGGAATCATTTGCCAGAGCCGGGTTGGATCCGGCTTATTACGCTTACCACCGTTACAATTACAGCGATGTGCTGCCCTGGGATCATATCGATAGCGGTGTCAGCCGGGATTTCCTAATGGAGGAACACCAGCGGGCCTACCGGATGGAACCCACAGCCGACTGCCGTGAGGGCGAGTGCGCCGGTTGCGGTGTTTGCACAGTTTTCGAAGTGGAACCGGTTATTTCGGAGGTCGGAGATCGGATGTCGGAAGTCGGACCCTGA
- a CDS encoding TIGR03936 family radical SAM-associated protein, protein MFRYRVTFRKEGPVRWIGHLDVVRAFERALRRAALPLCYSEGFNPRPRMVFALPLPVGVLGCRELMDLYLRTPVSPEAVKARLSDAFPEGLYAGMVRRIPRNAPALMAVVNRSTYRIEGVIDCGISPEAVAAAVQAVLDAGEIKITRYGKGKVKEHDIRPGIFSFEAKCTSGRVSGVMTVKAGQQGNVRPEEVIGAFIRFGGFCTDPLDFMYYRTGLFTVTADRMISLG, encoded by the coding sequence GTGTTTCGTTACAGGGTAACCTTTAGAAAAGAAGGACCGGTGCGCTGGATAGGACACCTGGACGTTGTGCGGGCTTTCGAAAGGGCGCTCCGCAGGGCGGCGTTGCCGTTGTGTTACTCGGAAGGTTTTAATCCTCGGCCGCGTATGGTTTTTGCATTACCGCTGCCCGTGGGTGTATTAGGTTGCCGGGAATTGATGGACCTGTATCTCAGGACGCCGGTCAGTCCTGAGGCGGTGAAGGCGCGTCTTTCCGATGCCTTCCCGGAAGGGCTGTACGCAGGGATGGTAAGAAGGATACCGCGGAACGCGCCGGCGCTGATGGCTGTGGTAAACCGCTCAACATACCGGATTGAAGGAGTGATTGACTGCGGGATTTCGCCGGAGGCGGTTGCGGCAGCGGTACAAGCGGTTTTGGATGCAGGGGAGATTAAAATTACGCGTTATGGTAAAGGCAAGGTAAAGGAACACGACATCAGACCGGGGATTTTCAGTTTCGAAGCTAAATGTACCTCGGGGAGGGTCAGCGGGGTTATGACGGTTAAAGCCGGCCAGCAGGGGAATGTCCGTCCGGAAGAGGTTATTGGGGCCTTCATCCGGTTTGGAGGTTTTTGCACGGACCCGCTTGATTTTATGTATTACCGAACCGGCCTTTTTACCGTAACGGCTGATCGCATGATTAGTCTCGGGTAA
- a CDS encoding Rne/Rng family ribonuclease has protein sequence MLKEIIISKADGGNRVAVLEEHSPVEVYFEPPGAELVGSIFKGRVENVLPGIEAAFVDIGLEKNSFLYVHDARAVAENQGRRFRIKELLRTGQEVIVQVVKGPFGAKGPRVTTQITLPGRYLVLAPTMQHTGVSRRIAPPAERERLRRLAVNLCPPGMGLIVRTAAEGVGEGELQHDLETLLKEWEDIRRKGREPGPRALYRDIELLPRILRDFFTLDVTRLIVDSTELEAQVFAIMDELGPGLKDRVQLETGRDLMAAYGVDREVERALKRRVWLKCGGYIVFDQTEALTSIDVNTGKYVGSQSLEETVVKTNLDAAREIARQLRLRNIGGIIIIDFIDMVEEKHRQEVLNTLDEALKRDRVRSHILGITRLGLVEMTRKKAHPGLSEMLLKPCPYCEGTGRLSIDEETDSLPLG, from the coding sequence GTGTTAAAAGAGATAATAATTTCGAAAGCGGACGGGGGCAACCGCGTTGCGGTGCTGGAGGAGCACTCCCCGGTCGAGGTTTATTTCGAACCTCCCGGTGCGGAACTGGTGGGGAGTATTTTTAAGGGTAGAGTAGAAAACGTACTGCCGGGTATTGAAGCGGCATTTGTTGATATAGGGCTTGAAAAAAACTCCTTTCTGTACGTGCATGACGCGCGGGCTGTTGCCGAGAACCAGGGACGGCGTTTCAGAATAAAGGAATTACTCCGGACGGGACAAGAGGTAATCGTTCAGGTGGTGAAAGGACCCTTCGGGGCGAAGGGGCCTCGGGTAACCACGCAGATAACGCTTCCGGGGCGATACCTTGTACTGGCGCCTACGATGCAGCATACGGGCGTCTCCCGTCGCATCGCACCACCTGCGGAACGCGAACGTCTGCGGCGGCTTGCGGTAAATCTTTGCCCCCCCGGAATGGGGCTTATTGTCCGGACGGCGGCCGAAGGCGTGGGTGAGGGGGAACTGCAGCACGACCTGGAAACCCTCTTAAAGGAATGGGAAGATATCCGCCGGAAGGGCCGCGAGCCCGGGCCAAGGGCGCTGTACAGGGATATTGAACTTCTGCCGCGTATCCTGCGCGACTTTTTTACCCTTGATGTCACGCGTTTGATCGTCGACTCTACCGAGCTTGAGGCGCAGGTATTTGCCATCATGGATGAACTTGGGCCGGGACTGAAGGACCGGGTTCAACTGGAAACCGGCCGGGATTTGATGGCCGCCTACGGTGTAGACCGTGAGGTTGAACGGGCGTTGAAACGCAGGGTATGGCTCAAATGCGGCGGTTATATCGTTTTCGACCAGACAGAAGCGCTTACTTCGATAGACGTTAATACAGGGAAATATGTGGGTTCGCAAAGCCTTGAGGAGACGGTGGTAAAGACAAACCTAGACGCGGCGCGTGAAATCGCGCGACAATTAAGGTTGAGGAACATCGGCGGCATAATTATCATTGATTTTATCGATATGGTTGAAGAAAAACACCGGCAGGAAGTGTTGAACACTTTAGATGAGGCGCTTAAACGGGACCGCGTCCGCTCGCACATCCTCGGAATAACCAGACTCGGTCTGGTGGAAATGACGAGGAAGAAGGCTCACCCCGGGCTTTCGGAGATGCTGCTGAAGCCGTGTCCGTATTGCGAGGGTACAGGTCGTCTTTCCATTGATGAAGAAACAGATTCTTTGCCGTTAGGGTAA
- the gltX gene encoding glutamate--tRNA ligase, whose translation MIAGVRVRFAPSPTGSLHIGGARTALFNYLFARANGGRFVLRLEDTDFERRIAGAEEGIIHSLRWLGLNWAEGPDVGGEYGPYRQSERLDVYRREAERLLTAGFAYRCYCTPEELAADRDEARRAGRAPRYNGRCLRITADEAAGKAAAGIKPVIRLKVPESGRTTVEDLIRGSVVFENSTLDDFIIMKSSGVPTYNFACVVDDATMIITHVIRAEEHLSNTPKQLLIYQALDYPAPVFAHVPMILAPDRAKLSKRHGATGVEEFHSQGYVPEALFNYLALLGWSPGDEREILGNDEIIREFSLAAVSKHAAIYDVQKLTWLNSQYISSMGLEQLYELALPFCVEAGLVSAQSAVTEREYLLRVLKAVRSRSRTLRELADMASYFFRDDFVYDPKGVKKVFTAQGVPELLREGGKALAPVEPFEVSSAETAFRELIEKRGISGGTLIHPTRLALTGRTVGPGLFDVIALLGKNRTLERLQRAAAWIERNVAPK comes from the coding sequence TTGATTGCTGGCGTACGGGTTCGGTTTGCTCCGAGCCCTACAGGTAGCCTGCATATAGGGGGAGCGCGGACGGCCCTCTTTAACTATCTTTTTGCCCGCGCTAACGGTGGCAGGTTTGTGCTGCGTCTGGAAGACACCGATTTTGAGCGCCGTATTGCCGGGGCAGAAGAAGGGATTATTCACAGTTTACGCTGGTTGGGCTTGAACTGGGCTGAGGGGCCGGACGTCGGGGGTGAATATGGTCCTTACCGCCAATCCGAACGGCTTGACGTCTACCGCCGGGAGGCCGAGCGCCTCCTGACGGCGGGATTTGCTTATCGCTGTTACTGCACACCCGAAGAACTTGCCGCCGATCGGGATGAAGCCCGGCGCGCGGGGCGCGCGCCCCGTTATAACGGCCGCTGCCTTCGGATCACCGCGGATGAGGCGGCCGGGAAGGCTGCGGCCGGTATCAAACCGGTAATCCGCTTAAAAGTACCCGAAAGCGGCCGGACTACGGTTGAGGACCTTATACGGGGTTCGGTGGTCTTTGAGAACTCTACGCTGGATGATTTTATTATAATGAAATCCAGCGGGGTTCCCACCTACAATTTCGCATGTGTGGTCGACGACGCCACGATGATAATCACCCACGTCATTCGTGCGGAGGAACACCTTTCAAACACACCTAAGCAACTTCTGATTTACCAGGCGCTTGATTATCCCGCACCGGTTTTCGCGCATGTTCCTATGATTCTGGCGCCGGACCGGGCTAAGCTTTCCAAGCGCCACGGGGCAACCGGGGTGGAGGAGTTCCATTCGCAGGGCTACGTTCCGGAAGCGCTCTTTAACTACCTGGCTCTGCTGGGATGGTCACCGGGCGACGAACGGGAAATACTCGGCAACGATGAGATCATACGGGAGTTTTCTTTGGCGGCGGTCTCCAAACATGCCGCCATCTATGATGTTCAGAAGCTCACCTGGCTTAACAGCCAATATATCAGCAGCATGGGGTTGGAGCAACTATACGAGCTTGCATTGCCTTTCTGCGTGGAAGCTGGTCTGGTCAGCGCTCAATCTGCGGTCACGGAGCGGGAGTACCTTCTCAGGGTGCTTAAAGCGGTGCGCTCACGCTCACGGACCCTGCGGGAACTGGCCGATATGGCCTCTTACTTTTTCCGGGACGACTTTGTTTACGACCCCAAGGGCGTTAAGAAGGTCTTCACTGCGCAGGGGGTGCCGGAACTGCTGCGCGAGGGTGGGAAGGCGCTTGCGCCGGTGGAGCCTTTCGAAGTCAGCAGCGCCGAAACCGCTTTCCGGGAGCTGATTGAAAAACGCGGGATAAGCGGCGGTACGCTGATTCATCCGACACGACTGGCCTTAACGGGGCGTACGGTCGGCCCGGGCCTCTTCGACGTTATCGCCCTCCTCGGGAAAAACCGGACTCTTGAAAGACTTCAACGAGCCGCTGCGTGGATCGAGCGAAACGTGGCACCTAAGTAA